The region ATTTCATCGCTGCTGAGCTTAAGCTCGGCCGCCTTGAGATTGCTCGCCAAGTTCTCGCGACGGGTCGAGGACGGGATTACCGCATAGCCCAACTGCATGGCCCAGGCCAGGGTGACTTGCGCCGGGGTGGCTTGGTGTTGGCTGGCAATAGCCTGGATGACCGGGTCTTGCAGGACTTTGCCATAGCCCAGGGTCATGTACGAGGTCACAGCGATGCCCTGGCTTGCCATGAACTCGACCAGTTTGCGGTTTTGCAGATAAGGGTGCAGTTCAATCTGGTTGGTGGCGATGGCGTCTTTACCGACCACCTCAATGGCTTGGCGCAGTAGGTCGATGGTGAAGTTGGAAACGCCGATCTGGCGGGTCAGGCCCTGGGCTTTGGCCTCGGCCAACGCGCTCATGAACTCACTGACCGC is a window of Pseudomonas sp. DG56-2 DNA encoding:
- the dkgB gene encoding 2,5-didehydrogluconate reductase DkgB → MSIPLLGLGTFRLKDQVVIDSVTQALELGYRAIDTAQIYGNEAEVGTAIAASGVAREQLFLTSKIWIDNLSADKLIPSLKESLQKLKTDYLDLTLIHWPSPKGAVAVSEFMSALAEAKAQGLTRQIGVSNFTIDLLRQAIEVVGKDAIATNQIELHPYLQNRKLVEFMASQGIAVTSYMTLGYGKVLQDPVIQAIASQHQATPAQVTLAWAMQLGYAVIPSSTRRENLASNLKAAELKLSSDEMAQIAALDSGLRLTNPESLAPAWD